From the Marivivens sp. LCG002 genome, the window CCCCGTTCGAGCCGGGGAGGTGGTACCACTCTCCAAACATCGTTGAACAAGCCGTTGACGCCGAACCCGATGGGTTTTGCGGCCGCGTCAGGTTGTTGTCAGGGACCGCGCCTATCCCGCGTTCAGACGGGGGAGAAGATCGTTGTCGAACTATTTCAGGCTTGCGCTCACCATCGCCATATCGCTTGTTGGCGTCGCCGTGTTCAGCTTGGCTCATTTGCCGCTTCCATGGCTGCTCGGGCCTTTGGCGGGCTGCCTTGCGGCTTCGCTTTTCGGCATAAGGCTGAAAGGCGCACCAAAGACATCCAATCTGATGCGCACCATTCTCGGGGTCGCGGTCGGCACCTCGATCACCCCCGAATTGTTCCATAGACTTGACGAGATGCTGATCTCGCTGGCCTTGATGCCTCTTTTGACGCTCATTATCGGGCTTGTCGGATATCCGTTCTTTCGCCGCGTCTTCGGGTTCGATCACGCGACCGCCTATTATTCCGCTATGCCGGGCGGCCTGCAGGATATGCTTGTTTTTGGCGAAGAGGCAGGCGGCGACGTTCGGGCCATGTCTTTGATCCATGCGACGCGTGTGTTGGTGATCGTCACCTTGTTGCCCATGCTCTTTGCCTATGTGCTGCACATCGACTTGTCGCGCGCACCTGGATTGCCGATTGCGGAGCTACCGCTTCACGAGGTGTTGCTCATGGCAGCTGTCGGAATTGTCGGCTGGCAGGGCGCAAAAAAGATCGGGCTCTTCGGCGCCTCGATTCTCGGGCCGATGATCCTCGCAACTGTGTTCAGTCTTTCGGGTTTGATCGAACATCGTCCGCCTGCACAGGCGATTTACGCGGCTCAGTTCTTTATCGGCTTTACCGTTGGCGTGAAATATTCGGGCATCACTTGGAAAGAGTTGCGTATCGATGTGGTCGCGGGTCTTGGTTATTCCGTGCTGATTTTCATCGTCTCGAGCCTTTTCGCAGGCGCTGCGATTGCTCTCGGGCTTGTGCCGTTTCTGGAAGGATTGCTCGCCTTTTCGCCGGGTGGTCAGGCCGAAATGGCGGTTCTTGCACTTGTTGCGGGGGCGGACGTGGGGTTTGTTGTCGCCCACCATATCATCCGGATCGTTCTGGTGATCATGCTTTCCCCCATCGTCGAGCGGCGGATGAAGCGCTAGTTGATTTCGATCTCGGCAAGGAGCGGCGCCCAACCCGCGCCATGCATGTCGCGGTCCTCTGGCGTGCCTTGGATCGCAGGTCGCGGGAGCGAG encodes:
- a CDS encoding AbrB family transcriptional regulator; protein product: MSNYFRLALTIAISLVGVAVFSLAHLPLPWLLGPLAGCLAASLFGIRLKGAPKTSNLMRTILGVAVGTSITPELFHRLDEMLISLALMPLLTLIIGLVGYPFFRRVFGFDHATAYYSAMPGGLQDMLVFGEEAGGDVRAMSLIHATRVLVIVTLLPMLFAYVLHIDLSRAPGLPIAELPLHEVLLMAAVGIVGWQGAKKIGLFGASILGPMILATVFSLSGLIEHRPPAQAIYAAQFFIGFTVGVKYSGITWKELRIDVVAGLGYSVLIFIVSSLFAGAAIALGLVPFLEGLLAFSPGGQAEMAVLALVAGADVGFVVAHHIIRIVLVIMLSPIVERRMKR